Proteins encoded within one genomic window of Hahella chejuensis KCTC 2396:
- the tssB gene encoding type VI secretion system contractile sheath small subunit encodes MSDSLQDKLNRVRKPRVHITYDVETGGAEVKKELPFVVGVMGDYSGDNTDAKKSLKERKFVNIDRDNFNEIMEKVSPTLDLKVADEISGDPDKQVGMSLAFNSIEDFEPQNIVKQIPALKELLEARNRLRDLLSKADRSEELEGLLEQVLSDADKMAVLSKEVEERSPAKDEDGGDA; translated from the coding sequence ATGTCAGATAGCCTACAGGATAAATTAAACAGAGTCCGTAAACCGAGAGTGCACATTACTTATGATGTGGAAACCGGCGGTGCGGAAGTTAAAAAAGAGCTGCCATTTGTAGTTGGGGTCATGGGCGATTACTCAGGCGACAACACTGACGCCAAGAAATCCCTGAAAGAGCGCAAGTTCGTCAACATTGACCGTGACAACTTCAACGAAATCATGGAGAAAGTCTCTCCGACTCTGGACCTCAAAGTAGCAGACGAAATTTCCGGCGACCCTGACAAGCAAGTAGGCATGAGTCTCGCCTTCAATTCCATTGAAGATTTCGAACCCCAGAATATCGTTAAACAAATTCCGGCGCTGAAAGAGTTGCTGGAAGCGCGCAACCGCCTGCGCGACCTGCTGAGCAAGGCTGACCGCTCTGAGGAGCTGGAAGGCCTGTTGGAGCAGGTTCTATCTGACGCAGACAAAATGGCGGTATTGAGCAAAGAAGTGGAAGAGCGTAGCCCGGCCAAAGATGAAGACGGAGGAGATGCCTAA